Proteins from one Cellulosilyticum lentocellum DSM 5427 genomic window:
- a CDS encoding iron-containing alcohol dehydrogenase: MAYEFTLPGKVVIGEGALASCETTIKSYGKRAFIVTGKMITKLGTLKLLTDYLHQWGIGYTVFNDITGEPTDEMIEAGVNLYKDNGCDFCIGIGGGSPLDSAKAIAAMSVLRGKVSDYMGKEISGTFPPMVLIPTTAGTGSETTKFTIITDTKKNIKMLLKGNALLPQLAVIDPSLTYSSPRHITAATGMDALTHAVEAYTSRKSNTLTDLYALSAVKRIFEYLPIAYNDGNHAKAREEMAIAAFEAGVCINNASVTLVHGMSRPIGALFHVPHGISNAMLIGECLSYVVDGAYERFGTLGRIIGVADDTMTDEIASGKFLEALAELCSRCEIPSLEGYGISKADFEIHIEKMANDAMASGSPSNTIKVVDVEDLKQIYYKLYK; this comes from the coding sequence ATGGCATATGAGTTTACATTACCAGGAAAAGTAGTCATAGGTGAGGGGGCATTAGCTTCTTGTGAAACAACGATTAAAAGCTATGGAAAAAGAGCGTTTATTGTAACTGGTAAGATGATTACTAAGTTAGGCACCTTAAAACTTTTAACAGATTATTTGCATCAGTGGGGGATTGGATATACTGTCTTTAACGATATTACAGGAGAACCTACAGATGAAATGATAGAAGCAGGAGTCAATTTATATAAGGATAATGGCTGTGATTTTTGTATTGGTATAGGTGGTGGAAGCCCACTAGATAGTGCAAAGGCTATTGCAGCTATGAGTGTGCTAAGAGGCAAGGTTTCAGACTATATGGGGAAAGAAATAAGTGGCACATTTCCACCAATGGTACTGATTCCAACAACAGCGGGTACAGGGTCAGAAACGACTAAGTTTACCATTATCACAGACACTAAGAAAAATATTAAGATGCTTCTAAAAGGCAATGCACTTTTACCTCAGCTAGCAGTAATTGACCCTAGTTTAACTTATTCATCACCAAGGCATATTACAGCAGCAACGGGAATGGATGCTTTAACTCATGCAGTAGAAGCTTATACTTCAAGAAAAAGTAATACGCTAACGGATTTATATGCACTATCTGCTGTGAAACGTATATTTGAATACTTACCTATTGCATATAATGATGGTAATCATGCTAAAGCAAGAGAAGAAATGGCTATTGCGGCCTTTGAAGCTGGAGTATGTATTAATAATGCATCTGTTACCCTAGTACATGGTATGAGTAGACCAATTGGTGCACTTTTCCATGTACCACATGGAATTTCTAATGCAATGCTGATAGGAGAATGCCTGAGTTATGTGGTGGATGGTGCTTATGAACGCTTTGGAACGTTAGGAAGAATCATTGGTGTAGCTGATGATACGATGACTGATGAAATAGCAAGTGGTAAATTTTTAGAAGCATTAGCAGAGCTTTGTAGTAGATGTGAAATTCCTAGTCTTGAAGGATATGGTATTTCAAAAGCAGATTTTGAAATACACATCGAAAAAATGGCAAATGATGCAATGGCTAGTGGTAGTCCTTCAAATACTATTAAAGTAGTAGATGTAGAGGATCTAAAGCAGATTTACTATAAGCTATATAAGTAG
- a CDS encoding ABC transporter ATP-binding protein, which translates to MSALKELDTEFEERDYSKPREVKTEIKIENLSVRFEDKNGGEPVTALSNINLEINQGEFISLLGPSGCGKTTLLRIIADLLQPTEGSITVRGETPRSIRLQKKYGIVFQNPVLYDWRTVRRNVCMPMELLGMPKKDRTARVTKMLDLVGLNEFGKHYPHELSGGMQQRVGIARALAIRPEILLMDEPFSALDEFTREKLHQDLLRIWRKTNKTIIFVTHNIQEAVFLSDRVVVLSPHPGRVSAVVDINLERPRDLSIKDTAEFTKLVAKVRNSFEGV; encoded by the coding sequence ATGAGTGCATTAAAAGAATTAGATACTGAATTTGAAGAGAGAGACTATTCCAAACCAAGAGAAGTTAAAACTGAGATTAAAATAGAAAACTTATCAGTAAGATTTGAGGATAAAAATGGAGGAGAGCCTGTTACAGCATTAAGTAATATCAATCTAGAGATTAATCAAGGTGAGTTTATTTCTTTATTAGGTCCTTCAGGGTGTGGGAAAACCACCTTGCTCCGTATCATTGCTGATTTATTGCAGCCTACAGAAGGAAGCATAACCGTTAGAGGAGAAACGCCTAGAAGTATTAGACTCCAAAAGAAATATGGTATTGTTTTTCAAAACCCTGTTTTATATGACTGGCGTACCGTAAGAAGAAATGTATGTATGCCTATGGAACTTCTAGGAATGCCTAAGAAAGATAGAACAGCTAGAGTTACTAAAATGTTAGATTTAGTTGGCCTTAATGAATTTGGTAAACATTATCCTCATGAACTTAGTGGGGGTATGCAGCAAAGAGTAGGAATTGCAAGAGCTTTAGCGATTAGACCAGAAATTCTACTTATGGATGAACCGTTTTCAGCACTTGACGAGTTCACTAGAGAAAAGCTTCATCAAGACCTTTTAAGAATATGGCGTAAAACTAACAAAACGATTATTTTCGTTACTCATAACATTCAGGAAGCTGTTTTCCTTTCAGACAGGGTTGTTGTTTTATCACCTCATCCAGGTAGGGTATCAGCTGTAGTAGATATTAATTTAGAAAGGCCGAGAGATCTTTCTATTAAGGATACAGCAGAATTTACTAAACTCGTGGCTAAGGTAAGAAATAGTTTTGAGGGGGTATAG
- a CDS encoding ABC transporter permease, translated as MKAIKKVLLSKQAVVFVWLLGLIGIWEIGATIIEQTKRTPENVLPHIYQIIESVFSSKLVSSSQTAFQLVMTSAGETLLRAGVGFLIGAACGFVLALLMNLSGVVEKVAFPYLMLIQMIPILGMAPIVLAVTKDINKSRIIIAAILTFYPVCTNTLAGFKSVEREKHELMYALAASKYEIYKKLMIPSCIPYFFTGLKISAPMAITASILVDTLQGGGGLGCMLSQSLKHAMSIYVFWQIVFFSAIIGISSYYLMGLIERLVAPGRPKKR; from the coding sequence ATGAAAGCTATTAAAAAAGTACTTTTATCAAAACAAGCCGTAGTCTTCGTATGGCTTTTAGGCCTTATTGGTATATGGGAGATAGGCGCTACTATTATCGAGCAAACTAAGAGAACCCCTGAAAATGTGCTTCCTCACATTTATCAAATCATCGAATCTGTCTTTAGCAGCAAGTTAGTGAGCAGCAGTCAAACAGCTTTTCAGCTAGTGATGACTAGTGCTGGTGAAACTTTACTAAGAGCGGGTGTAGGTTTTTTAATTGGGGCAGCTTGCGGATTTGTTTTAGCACTCCTAATGAATTTATCAGGGGTAGTAGAAAAGGTAGCTTTTCCTTATTTGATGCTGATTCAAATGATTCCTATTTTAGGAATGGCACCCATTGTATTGGCTGTGACAAAAGATATCAATAAAAGTCGAATTATTATTGCAGCTATTTTAACTTTTTATCCAGTATGTACGAATACTTTAGCAGGCTTTAAGTCTGTGGAGAGAGAAAAGCATGAATTGATGTATGCCTTAGCGGCTAGCAAGTATGAAATTTACAAGAAGCTGATGATTCCTTCTTGTATTCCATATTTCTTTACAGGACTAAAAATCTCAGCACCTATGGCAATTACAGCATCTATCTTAGTAGACACCCTGCAAGGCGGTGGTGGACTTGGATGTATGCTTTCACAATCACTAAAGCATGCCATGAGTATTTATGTTTTTTGGCAGATTGTATTTTTCAGCGCTATTATCGGGATTTCCAGTTACTACTTAATGGGACTTATTGAACGATTAGTAGCACCAGGTAGACCTAAAAAGAGGTAA
- a CDS encoding ABC transporter permease — MSKAKLTSVLYPLLFGIFIIILWQTQLLHKLIGADTFTLPLPTRIISIIIDNMGSIWLNVQATAMVALGGLILGSLLGYLIAIIATLFPKWGMGGLTIISAFNAIPIIAIAPILTNLTKDFSKDPNIRSMFAKMLVVMITCTVAMSINAYRGFTELKPFSEDLMTSYAASKKTIFLKLRIPNSIPYVFTALRISVPGCIISALVSEYFAEYIIGVGRQIRESIVLAQYATAWAYIVVACLMAIILYGILMVAENILLKGRR; from the coding sequence ATGAGTAAAGCAAAATTAACATCGGTTTTATATCCTTTATTATTTGGAATATTTATCATTATTCTTTGGCAGACACAGCTGCTGCATAAGCTTATAGGTGCAGATACCTTCACGCTTCCTCTACCTACTCGTATTATCAGTATCATTATTGATAACATGGGAAGCATTTGGCTCAATGTACAGGCAACAGCTATGGTAGCTTTAGGTGGTTTAATACTAGGTTCATTATTAGGTTATCTCATTGCTATTATTGCTACTTTATTTCCTAAATGGGGTATGGGTGGACTTACCATTATATCAGCTTTTAATGCTATTCCTATCATTGCCATTGCACCTATTTTGACTAATCTAACAAAGGATTTTAGTAAAGATCCGAATATTAGAAGTATGTTTGCTAAGATGCTGGTGGTGATGATTACTTGCACCGTGGCAATGAGCATTAATGCCTATCGGGGATTTACTGAGTTAAAACCTTTTTCAGAGGATTTAATGACTTCTTATGCAGCTAGTAAGAAAACTATTTTTCTAAAGCTCAGAATACCTAATAGTATACCTTATGTTTTTACAGCTCTAAGAATTAGTGTTCCAGGTTGTATTATTAGTGCATTGGTGAGTGAGTACTTTGCAGAATACATTATTGGGGTTGGTAGGCAGATTAGAGAAAGTATCGTACTTGCCCAGTATGCTACAGCTTGGGCGTATATTGTAGTGGCATGTTTGATGGCGATTATACTTTACGGCATCTTAATGGTAGCCGAAAATATCCTGCTTAAGGGACGAAGATAA
- a CDS encoding ABC transporter substrate-binding protein, which yields MNKKWSKLITVIMVSGALIVASVGCSSKTDGEASPSPVASGATATESPSGEAASPAASGPYYNADQSAEEIIKDAASQGKVGNWGLGNEYEIQALLAKYGQPITYLSQAFDMDGFDDDSILLASAMTYNELGLVKNDYDGAYKYGDTVKTIDMNDEGVAMLEDNLFCTKDFAEKNPNTVKAFIYASLRGWEYAAEHPEEAAEIVYKYGSSVSAEHQAYMATEVKKLVQTNTKGETVTNYGEMNEEAMAQTLELAKKYIQLSDSTAADALQKLTLDDIRDTSYWEAVTASADGKFAPLEKTDVAIQLKWLPQAQFMGYYVALDKGYYTEAGLNVTIVPGGGDIGETTAVYTGQVDFGVTWVSNLTAANAGGMNLLEIAQIYQRSGLVLVYKLNK from the coding sequence ATGAATAAAAAATGGTCAAAATTAATCACAGTAATAATGGTAAGTGGAGCTCTTATAGTAGCTAGTGTAGGTTGTAGTAGTAAGACAGATGGTGAGGCTAGTCCTTCTCCAGTAGCGAGTGGAGCTACTGCTACAGAAAGCCCAAGTGGTGAGGCTGCTAGTCCAGCAGCAAGTGGTCCTTATTATAATGCAGATCAATCAGCAGAAGAGATTATTAAGGATGCTGCTAGCCAAGGTAAGGTTGGCAACTGGGGACTTGGAAACGAATATGAAATTCAAGCACTTCTAGCTAAATATGGTCAGCCTATTACTTATTTAAGCCAAGCTTTTGATATGGATGGTTTTGATGATGATTCTATTTTACTTGCCTCAGCTATGACCTATAACGAATTAGGCTTAGTTAAAAATGACTATGACGGTGCTTATAAATATGGGGATACTGTTAAAACCATCGATATGAATGATGAAGGCGTAGCAATGCTCGAAGATAACTTATTCTGCACGAAAGATTTTGCAGAGAAAAATCCTAATACAGTTAAAGCGTTTATCTATGCTTCTTTAAGAGGTTGGGAATATGCTGCGGAACATCCAGAAGAAGCAGCAGAAATTGTTTATAAATACGGTTCTTCCGTTTCCGCAGAACATCAAGCTTACATGGCTACAGAAGTTAAAAAACTGGTTCAAACCAATACAAAAGGTGAGACAGTAACGAATTATGGAGAGATGAATGAAGAAGCTATGGCTCAAACTCTTGAGTTAGCTAAAAAATATATTCAATTAAGTGATAGTACAGCAGCAGATGCACTTCAAAAATTAACCTTAGATGATATTAGAGATACTTCTTATTGGGAAGCAGTTACGGCATCAGCAGATGGCAAATTTGCACCTCTTGAAAAAACAGATGTAGCCATCCAACTTAAATGGTTACCACAAGCACAATTCATGGGATACTATGTAGCTTTAGATAAAGGATACTATACAGAAGCTGGCTTAAATGTGACCATTGTACCTGGTGGTGGAGATATTGGGGAAACCACAGCTGTTTACACAGGGCAAGTAGACTTTGGTGTAACTTGGGTATCTAACTTAACAGCAGCTAATGCTGGTGGTATGAACTTACTTGAAATTGCTCAAATCTATCAACGTTCAGGGCTAGTACTTGTATACAAATTAAATAAATAG
- the hydA gene encoding dihydropyrimidinase, translating into MDLLIKNGTIITAAETFVGDIAVNDGKIVCVGMNLPVVAEKVVDAAGKLVLPGAIDAHTHLAMPFGGTVSADSYLAGTRAAACGGVTTVFDYPMQRKGFGIIETVEARKAICDVEACVDYAFHCCITDLNDGAILDEFEAAVNYGITSFKCFLVYKKEGMMVDDGTLVKVLLKAKEVGAMTNIHAENPDLIDLYTAQFLKEGKTSAWYHYMSRPEFVEAEADKRAVHWASSVEASLYLVHMADKEGLEAAVAAKREGHDIYIETCPQYLEFTCDVYKREDGRNFVCSPPMKGEESKEALWKAIRQGAIDTVATDHCPFQSYEKDWGKDDFTKIPNGCAGVENLYPYMLSAANEGKITFNRAVELCSTNPAKLFGCKQKGSLAVGKDADIVIYDPYKDVTISVSNMHSDYDHTIWEGKKIHGYPVQTYVRGKLVYDNGDFVGTPGFGEFVKREPRK; encoded by the coding sequence ATGGACTTATTAATTAAAAATGGAACAATTATAACAGCTGCTGAAACCTTTGTTGGAGATATTGCAGTAAACGATGGGAAAATAGTATGTGTTGGAATGAATCTTCCTGTAGTAGCTGAAAAGGTAGTAGATGCTGCTGGCAAGCTGGTATTACCTGGCGCTATTGATGCACACACCCATTTAGCTATGCCTTTTGGGGGAACAGTTTCAGCAGACAGTTACTTAGCAGGAACAAGGGCAGCAGCTTGTGGAGGGGTTACCACTGTATTTGATTATCCAATGCAAAGAAAAGGTTTTGGCATTATTGAAACAGTAGAAGCTAGAAAAGCTATATGTGATGTAGAAGCTTGCGTAGATTATGCTTTTCACTGCTGTATTACCGACTTAAATGATGGGGCGATTTTAGATGAATTTGAAGCAGCTGTCAATTACGGAATTACGAGTTTTAAATGTTTTTTAGTATACAAAAAGGAAGGCATGATGGTAGATGATGGCACCTTAGTCAAGGTTTTATTAAAAGCAAAAGAAGTAGGTGCCATGACCAACATTCATGCAGAAAATCCAGATTTAATAGACCTATATACAGCTCAGTTTTTAAAGGAAGGTAAGACTTCAGCTTGGTATCACTATATGAGTAGACCAGAATTTGTGGAAGCAGAAGCAGACAAAAGAGCAGTTCACTGGGCTTCTTCAGTAGAAGCGTCCTTATATCTAGTGCATATGGCAGACAAAGAAGGATTAGAAGCTGCAGTAGCTGCCAAAAGAGAGGGCCATGATATTTATATCGAAACCTGCCCACAGTATCTAGAGTTCACCTGTGATGTTTATAAAAGAGAAGATGGTAGAAACTTCGTTTGTTCACCACCCATGAAAGGGGAAGAAAGCAAAGAAGCACTATGGAAGGCGATTAGACAGGGTGCTATTGATACAGTAGCAACTGATCATTGCCCTTTCCAAAGCTATGAGAAGGATTGGGGAAAAGATGACTTTACTAAAATCCCCAATGGTTGTGCAGGTGTTGAAAATCTTTATCCTTATATGCTATCAGCAGCTAATGAAGGTAAGATTACTTTCAATAGGGCAGTAGAGTTGTGTTCTACAAATCCAGCTAAACTTTTTGGATGCAAACAAAAGGGTTCTTTAGCAGTAGGAAAAGATGCAGACATTGTTATTTATGATCCTTATAAAGATGTAACCATTTCTGTAAGCAACATGCATTCAGATTATGACCATACCATTTGGGAAGGAAAAAAGATACATGGGTATCCGGTTCAAACCTATGTACGTGGCAAGTTAGTTTATGACAATGGAGATTTTGTAGGCACACCAGGTTTTGGAGAGTTTGTAAAAAGAGAACCTAGAAAATAA
- the preA gene encoding NAD-dependent dihydropyrimidine dehydrogenase subunit PreA, with product MNPLYREISLKEEVSGCLLCNEAACTKACPHGVEVDKIIRSLRFENTSGAAEKLTLEMACESCDNKACLEACVKSKMSKTVPIDDIMIKAATYPKTPEKEVDLSITFCGVPCENPFFLSSSVVGSNYEMVARAFEMGWAGVAFKTIGNFVPKEVSPRFDALTKESVPFVGFKNIEQISDHTLEENLTFLKELKKNYPTKVIVASIMGTNEEEWTYLARIVTEAGADIIECNFSCPHMATDGLGSDVGQNPFLVATYTKATRKGTHLPILAKMTPNLGHMEIPALAAMEAGATGIAAINTIKSIMNVDLESFCSGPKVRGKTSVGGYSGKAVKPIALRFIYEMKSHEGLRKTPISGMGGIETWKDAAEFLALGCENLQVTTAVMQYGYRIIEDLIEGMKFYLINEGYHSISEIVGKAIEHIVPGDELDRDSICYPKFNKSKCVGCGRCYLSCYDGGHQALEQEPGSGKPILIASKCVGCHLCKVVCPVNAIETGK from the coding sequence ATGAATCCATTATATAGAGAGATTTCACTTAAGGAAGAAGTGAGTGGTTGTTTACTATGCAACGAAGCGGCCTGCACAAAGGCTTGCCCACATGGGGTGGAGGTAGACAAAATCATTCGTTCCCTTCGTTTTGAAAATACGTCAGGAGCGGCTGAAAAGCTCACCTTAGAGATGGCTTGTGAAAGCTGTGATAACAAAGCGTGTTTAGAAGCTTGCGTTAAGTCTAAAATGAGTAAAACTGTTCCAATAGATGACATCATGATAAAGGCAGCTACCTATCCTAAAACACCTGAAAAAGAAGTAGATTTATCTATAACCTTTTGTGGTGTACCTTGTGAAAATCCGTTTTTCTTATCTTCATCTGTAGTAGGTAGTAACTATGAGATGGTAGCTAGGGCTTTTGAAATGGGGTGGGCAGGTGTAGCTTTTAAAACGATAGGTAATTTTGTACCTAAAGAGGTTTCGCCTCGCTTTGATGCACTAACTAAGGAATCAGTGCCTTTTGTAGGCTTTAAAAATATTGAACAAATCTCAGACCATACCTTAGAAGAGAACTTAACTTTTTTGAAGGAATTAAAAAAGAACTATCCAACTAAGGTCATTGTTGCTTCTATTATGGGAACCAATGAAGAGGAATGGACCTACTTAGCAAGGATCGTTACTGAAGCTGGAGCTGATATTATTGAATGTAACTTTTCTTGCCCTCATATGGCCACAGATGGTCTTGGATCCGATGTAGGCCAAAATCCTTTTCTAGTAGCTACTTATACAAAAGCTACTAGAAAAGGAACCCATTTACCTATTTTAGCCAAGATGACACCAAACCTTGGTCATATGGAAATACCAGCTTTAGCAGCTATGGAGGCAGGGGCAACAGGGATTGCAGCTATTAATACAATTAAGAGCATTATGAATGTAGATTTAGAAAGCTTTTGTTCAGGGCCAAAGGTACGAGGTAAAACAAGTGTGGGTGGTTATTCTGGAAAAGCCGTGAAACCCATTGCCCTGCGTTTTATCTATGAGATGAAAAGTCATGAAGGTTTAAGGAAGACGCCTATAAGTGGTATGGGAGGCATTGAAACCTGGAAAGATGCAGCTGAGTTTTTAGCTTTAGGCTGTGAAAACTTACAGGTAACAACAGCGGTTATGCAATATGGTTATAGAATAATTGAAGACCTTATAGAGGGGATGAAATTTTATTTAATAAATGAAGGGTATCATTCCATTAGTGAGATAGTAGGAAAAGCCATAGAACATATTGTGCCAGGTGATGAGCTAGATAGGGATAGTATCTGTTATCCCAAGTTTAATAAAAGCAAATGTGTTGGCTGTGGCAGGTGTTATTTGTCTTGCTATGATGGTGGGCATCAAGCACTTGAGCAAGAACCAGGTAGTGGTAAACCTATTTTAATAGCAAGCAAATGTGTAGGATGTCATCTTTGTAAGGTGGTGTGTCCAGTAAATGCTATTGAGACAGGAAAATGA
- a CDS encoding Zn-dependent hydrolase, producing the protein MKTCSKERLEDKIVTFSKFGDTGKGGITRFSLSPAALEAREEFCKRCKALGMTIKTDDMANIYATLKGEEGLPAIMSGSHMDSVKQGGNYDGILGVLTALEVAETIVTEKIPHRHPITVVVWTNEEGARFEPAMMSSGVITGKFDKDKMLASKDKEGTTFKEALEASGYLGEEANRMKPEENMALVELHIEQGPVLEAEKKDIGVVEGVCGMINYEFTFIGQADHAGTTPMKYRKDALYAATKTIQYLHDELDKLDSKLVYTTGKISAHPNIHTIIPDEVKFTLDARHQDPEVIKQVLAIIKAIPEVIEKCEVSYEEAWSRKTVAYYPEYVDFVEKSAQEYGYSAMRMYSGPGHDAQFIADVIPTTMIFVPSVKGHSHCEKEFTPVEACLKGANVLLQTLLKIDQK; encoded by the coding sequence ATGAAGACATGTAGCAAAGAGAGATTAGAGGATAAAATAGTGACTTTTAGTAAATTTGGAGATACAGGTAAGGGAGGCATTACTAGGTTTTCTTTATCACCAGCAGCTCTTGAAGCTAGAGAGGAATTTTGTAAGAGATGTAAGGCGCTTGGAATGACTATTAAAACAGATGATATGGCCAATATTTATGCCACACTTAAAGGGGAGGAAGGACTTCCAGCTATTATGTCTGGGTCACACATGGATTCTGTTAAACAAGGTGGAAATTATGATGGTATCTTAGGTGTTTTAACAGCTTTAGAAGTAGCTGAAACCATTGTGACAGAAAAGATTCCTCATCGTCATCCTATTACTGTAGTGGTATGGACCAATGAAGAAGGGGCAAGATTCGAACCAGCTATGATGTCTTCAGGGGTTATTACTGGTAAATTTGATAAGGATAAGATGCTGGCTTCTAAAGATAAAGAGGGAACTACCTTTAAAGAAGCCTTAGAAGCCAGTGGTTACTTAGGAGAAGAAGCAAATAGGATGAAGCCAGAAGAAAATATGGCTTTAGTGGAGCTGCATATTGAACAAGGGCCTGTACTAGAAGCAGAGAAAAAAGATATAGGAGTTGTTGAAGGGGTTTGCGGTATGATTAACTATGAATTTACCTTTATCGGTCAAGCAGATCATGCAGGAACAACACCGATGAAATATAGAAAAGATGCCTTATATGCAGCCACCAAGACTATTCAATACTTACATGATGAATTAGATAAATTAGATAGTAAGCTTGTTTATACAACAGGTAAGATCTCTGCTCATCCTAATATCCATACCATTATCCCAGATGAAGTCAAGTTTACCTTAGATGCAAGACATCAAGACCCTGAAGTCATTAAACAGGTATTAGCTATTATTAAGGCTATTCCTGAGGTGATAGAAAAATGTGAAGTAAGTTATGAAGAAGCATGGTCTCGTAAAACAGTTGCTTATTATCCTGAGTATGTAGACTTTGTAGAAAAAAGTGCCCAGGAGTATGGCTACTCAGCTATGAGAATGTATAGTGGACCAGGTCATGATGCTCAATTTATTGCAGATGTTATTCCAACTACTATGATTTTTGTACCTAGTGTAAAAGGGCATAGTCATTGTGAAAAAGAATTCACCCCAGTTGAGGCATGCTTAAAAGGGGCTAATGTACTACTTCAAACACTACTTAAGATTGATCAAAAATAA
- a CDS encoding oleate hydratase — protein sequence MNKKIAKIGVASLLAAGAGMTVIAKNKKEKQVAKERQEAKEKRAKELAEYRNTEVGKNIKNSKGIYYSKGNYEAFARPEKPAGVDDKSAYIVGSGLGALAAACFLVRDGQMKGENIHILEAMDIAGGACDGINDPMRGYVMRGGREMEDHFECLWDLFRSIPSIETPGVSVLDEYYWLNKHDPNYSLCRATHKRGEDAHTDGKFNLSQKGCMQIMKLFFTKDEDLYDKTIEDVFDEEVFDSTFWLYWRTMFAFENWHSALEMKLYFQRFIHHIGGLPDFSALKFTKYNQYESLILPMQKYLEAAGVKFQFNTEVTNVLFDFVGDKKIAKKIQCKVNGEEQSIILTENDLVFVTNGSCTEGTIYGDQNHAPVGNAEVRTSGCWSLWKNIAAQDEAFGHPEKFCSDIEKTNWESATVTTSDDRIISYIEKICKRDPRSGRVVTGGIVSCQDSSWLLSWTINRQGQFKEQKKDEICVWVYSLFTDVPGDYIKKPMKECTGKEITAEWLYHMGVPVDEIDDLAENHAICVPTMMPYITAFFMPRTKGDRPDVIPDGCVNFAFLGQFAETPRDTIFTTEYSVRTAMEAVYGLLGVDRGVPEVWGSVYDIRELLDSSVKLMDGKSPLEIELPGPLNALKRPLLKKLKGTVIEKVLKDHGIIRDGMI from the coding sequence ATGAACAAAAAAATAGCAAAGATAGGTGTAGCTTCATTATTAGCAGCTGGAGCAGGAATGACAGTAATCGCAAAGAATAAAAAAGAAAAACAAGTAGCCAAAGAAAGACAAGAAGCCAAAGAAAAAAGAGCCAAAGAGCTTGCAGAATATCGTAATACAGAGGTTGGTAAGAATATAAAGAATAGCAAAGGAATTTATTATTCTAAAGGTAACTATGAAGCATTTGCTCGCCCAGAGAAACCCGCCGGAGTAGATGACAAATCTGCTTATATTGTAGGTAGTGGACTTGGTGCATTAGCAGCAGCTTGCTTTCTTGTAAGAGATGGGCAAATGAAAGGTGAAAATATTCACATTTTAGAGGCTATGGACATTGCAGGGGGTGCTTGTGATGGTATCAACGATCCAATGAGAGGGTATGTAATGCGTGGCGGTAGAGAAATGGAAGACCATTTCGAATGTTTATGGGATTTATTCCGAAGCATTCCATCTATTGAGACACCAGGCGTGTCTGTACTTGATGAATATTATTGGTTAAATAAACATGATCCAAATTACTCACTATGCCGTGCAACACACAAGAGGGGTGAAGATGCCCATACTGATGGGAAATTCAATTTAAGCCAAAAAGGCTGCATGCAAATTATGAAATTATTCTTCACAAAAGATGAAGATCTTTACGATAAGACCATCGAAGATGTATTTGATGAAGAAGTCTTTGATTCTACCTTCTGGTTATATTGGAGAACAATGTTTGCTTTTGAAAATTGGCATAGTGCACTTGAGATGAAACTTTACTTCCAAAGATTTATCCATCATATTGGCGGCTTACCTGATTTCTCTGCATTAAAATTCACAAAATATAATCAATATGAATCTTTGATTTTACCAATGCAAAAATATTTAGAAGCAGCAGGTGTGAAGTTCCAATTCAATACTGAAGTAACGAATGTATTATTTGATTTTGTTGGTGATAAGAAAATTGCCAAAAAGATTCAATGTAAGGTTAACGGGGAAGAACAATCAATTATCCTTACAGAAAATGATCTTGTATTTGTAACCAATGGAAGTTGTACAGAAGGAACAATCTATGGGGATCAAAACCATGCACCAGTTGGCAATGCAGAAGTTCGTACAAGTGGCTGTTGGAGTTTATGGAAAAACATTGCAGCCCAAGATGAGGCTTTTGGACATCCAGAAAAATTCTGCTCTGATATTGAAAAAACCAACTGGGAATCTGCAACAGTTACAACTTCTGATGATAGAATCATATCTTATATTGAAAAAATATGTAAGAGAGATCCAAGAAGTGGACGTGTTGTTACTGGTGGTATCGTGAGTTGTCAAGATTCTAGTTGGTTACTGAGCTGGACAATCAATAGACAAGGACAATTTAAAGAACAGAAGAAAGATGAAATTTGTGTATGGGTATACAGCTTATTTACAGATGTTCCAGGGGACTACATTAAGAAACCAATGAAAGAATGTACTGGTAAAGAAATTACAGCAGAATGGTTATACCATATGGGTGTTCCAGTAGATGAAATTGATGACCTTGCTGAAAATCATGCAATCTGTGTACCAACGATGATGCCATATATTACAGCATTCTTTATGCCAAGAACAAAAGGGGACAGACCAGATGTTATTCCAGACGGTTGTGTAAACTTTGCATTCTTAGGTCAGTTTGCTGAAACACCAAGAGATACTATTTTTACAACGGAGTATTCTGTTCGTACTGCCATGGAAGCTGTTTACGGTTTACTTGGGGTTGACCGTGGCGTTCCAGAAGTTTGGGGTAGCGTATACGATATTAGAGAGCTGCTTGATAGTAGCGTAAAATTAATGGATGGTAAGTCTCCTCTTGAAATTGAACTTCCAGGACCACTTAATGCATTAAAGAGACCATTGCTTAAGAAACTAAAAGGAACTGTGATTGAGAAAGTTTTAAAAGATCACGGCATAATCAGAGACGGAATGATATAA